The Lewinella sp. 4G2 nucleotide sequence CCCTGGTGTTCCGCGTCTGCCGCTGCCGCGCAGTTTGGCGGCTAAGTCCTTAGCTACGGAGAGCGGCGTCCCCGGTTCCATATTGATGTTCCAGGCGATCAGGAAGGGGCGGGCGCCCAGGACGGTGGCCCCAAATTTGGCGTCGTAGTCCGGGCCGAAGTCTGGTTTCCAGTCCGGGCTTTTGGTTTTTTGCTCGAGCCCTTCGTATTCCCCTTTTCTAATGGTAGCCAGGTTACGGCGGTGCTCGGCGGTCGCACTTTGCTCGTAAAGGAATACCGGTATTTGTAGTTCCTCCCCGACCCGCATCCCCAGCACCTGCGACAGCGCCACCAGTTCTGCCTGACTCACGTCTTTGATATTGACCAGCGGACAAACGTCCACGGCACCGATTCGGGGATGCTCACCACTGTGTTGTTGCATATCGATCAGCCGCTGAGCGGTAGCGTATAGCTGAAAGGCCGCTTCGGTAACCCCCTCCGGAGTGCCGGCAAAAGTGAACACCGTTCGGTGAGCGCTCACGTTGGCATCCCGGTGGAGTAGTTGGCAGCCGGGAACTGCATCGATGGCGGCGGAAAGTTGATCCAGGACGTCAAGCGACCGACCTTCCGATACATTGGCCACGCACTCGATCAATCGTTTCGGCAGAGACATATTTCGGAGGAGATTTCGTTGACTAACTTTGCCGCGAAATTACCACCAAGCGTATGAAAAACCTGCTCTGTCTGCTCGCCCTCCTTTGTTGCCTGACCGCCTGCGATGGTGACCAGCCAACGGACGCGACGCCAGATACCAGCGCCGGAGACCCCGGGATTGCCGCTCTCGACCGGGCCATCCTGAGCAATCCGGAAGAGGCGGACCTCTACGCACAGCGCGCCGAAATGTGGTACAACAAGAGCAACTACGACGCTGCAATTACCGACCTGCAAGCAGCCCTGACACTGGATAGCACTAACGTGCCCTACCACTGGTTGCTCAGCGATGTTTACCTGGATTACTACCGTAGCCGCCTCGCTCTGCGCACGTTGGAACGCGCCGCCAAACTGGAGCCGGATAACCTGGAAACCCAGCTGCGCCTCGCCGAAACCCAACTCACCCTGCAGCAGTACGACGGCGCGATGAAGTCGCTCAACGAGGTCACCCGCATCGACCCGCGTAACCCCGATGCTTACCTGCTGCTCAGCGAGACCTTCCTCGAAACGGGAGATACCGCCCGCGCCATCAGCGCCGCCGAAGAAGCCGCGGAGATCGACCCCGACATGACGGATGCCTTTGTACGCCTCGGGCAGTTGCTCTTCGCCATCAAATCGAACCGTGCGGTGCAGTACTTCGACGCGGCGATGGGTATAGATGCGACCGACCCCATCCCGATCCACGCCAAGGCTGACTATCTCCGGGATTCTGATCGCCTTCCGGAAGCTATCGAACTCTACCGCGCCGCCAGCCGGGCGGACCGCCAGTACGTGGCCGGACATTTTAACGCCGGGCTGCTCCTCATGGAACTGGATAGCGTCGAAGCCGCCAAAACGGAGTTTGATCTGGTCATCAAAAACGACCCGATCCACATTCGCAGCTACTTTTTCCGCGGCTACGCCAAGGAGTTACTGGGCGATATCGCCGGCGCCAGAAACGATTACAAAAGTGCCCTCCGCTTTGCGCCCGACTACGACTTCGCGCTCGAAGGCCTGGAAAGGGTAGGGGAGGAGCCCACGGAAGAATAAGCGAGACCTTATAATAGGATATCACCTGCCGACTGCTCTTTGGGCGCTGCCGCGGGTGCGGGGTTAGGGATCAAGCAGTAAGGACGCTAACTTACGCTGACGGACCCAACCCGAAAATGTAATTGCTGGCGTCACTGTAAGACGACCTCCCAGCTAAACTGATCCCAATAATGCTCTTCCACGAATTTCTATCGTACCTGACCCACCAGCGCCGGCTGAGCGACCATACCGTCACGGCCTACCGCGGAGATCTAAGCCAGTTCGCCAACTTCTGCAAATTAGAGTATGGGGTGAAGGATGCCCGGTCGGTAACCCGTAATATGGTGAAGTCCTGGCTGGTGGATCTTGTTGGTGATAAGAAAATGGCGGCCAGTTCGGTCCGCCGAAAACTCTCGGCCGTCAAGACCTTTTATAAGTACCGCCGCCAGCGCGGTCAGCAGGCAGAGGACCCAACGGTAAGAATACCGGTGCCAAAGCTGCCCAAGCGCCTGGCCACCACGGTCGCGCCGGATGCGATCCAACGGCTCTTCGCCACCTTCCCTAATCCTCTTGAAAACGAGGATTTCTCGAGCCTGCGTGACCACCTGCTCCTGGCCTTATTATACCAAACGGGTATGCGCCGAGCCGAGCTGATTGGTTTGACCGACGCTAGCCTGCAATTGGCCGAGCGCCGGATCAGCGTTACTGGTAAAGGGGGGAAGCAGCGGTTGATTCCTTTTGGTGAAAGCCTGGCAGAATTACTGTACCGATACCAGGAAGTACGGGAGGCCAGTTTCCCAGGTACACCGCCTTCCTTGCTGTTGACGGATAAGGGAAAGGTGCTGTACCCAAAGTTTGTCTACAACAAGGTCGTTCGCTACCTGGGGGGAGTAACAACGGAGGATAAAAAGAGCCCGCACGTTTTGCGCCACACCTTTGCTACCCAACTGTTGGGGGAAGGGGCGGACCTGAATGCCGTCAAGGAATTGCTGGGCCACAGTAGCCTGGCGGCCACCCAGGTCTACACCCATAACGACGTAAAGCGCCTGCAGGAAGTCTACCGACAGGCTCACCCGGAAGGGGCACAAAAAAATGGACCGCGCGCAACTGAAAAATAAGTTCGTGATGTTTTGGTAATTGTACGGGAGGACTTACCTTTGCAATCGCTTACGGAAAACGACCGTAGGTTTGCTTTGAAACGAAGGTTTTGATCACCAGATTTGCCGATATAGCTCAGTCTGGTAGAGCAGCTGATTTGTAATCAGCTGGTCGGCGGTTCGAATCCGTCTATCGGCTCTATTTTAGCTCAGATTGTTGAGTTGAAATCTTGCTCATTTGATGAGTGATCATGGTAATTAAAGGGGGTGCGCTACAGTTGGAGAGGTAGGTTGGACTGTAAATCCAATGTTTCGGCTGAGTAGGTTCGAATCCTACCACCCCCACCATCCTTGACATGCGATATGTGATTCTAGATATTTGATTCTTGATTTGCTACCGCGTGATTCAAGCACCCGCATTGCGGGTTTAATTTTGTGTGATGTATTCCGATGAAGTTATGTGATTCACTATGGAACGTGAGTAAAATCGCATATCGAGAATCGAGAATCGAGAATCGCATATCCATTGCGGAAGTAGCTCAGTTGGTAGAGCGCTTAAATCTAGGGTCCCATCCCCAGATTACGCACCAAGCTAAGGGTCGTGGCTTCGAGCCTCGTCAAGTAGTAAGGTTGCTTTCCGATACCAAACTATAGACTATAGACTCCAAACTATAGACTATAAAAATGCGGAAGTAGCTCAGTTGGTAGAGCATCAGCCTTCCAAGCTGAGGGTCGCGGGTTCGAGCCTCGTCTTCCGCTCTAGTTCCTACGGATGAGTAGGGATAGGGAAATGTTGCTGGGTCGCGGGTTAGCTACGCTGCTACTTCGTGGTCGAGCCTCGTCTTCCGCTCTAGTTTCTCGTAACGACGAGAATTTTACGATCTGCGTTTGTTGACCTTGAAATCTCCATCGCGAATGGCACTGCGCACTGTCTGGTGCTGCATCAAAATCGCATGACGAGGTTCGAGAATCGAGAATCGCTTATCATCTCGCCGACGTAGCTCAGGGGTAGAGCACTTCCATGGTAAGGAAGGGGTCGTGAGTTCAAATCTCACCGTTGGCTCAAGGTTGCGCTTGTAACCTTACAACGTTTGTTCGTCACATCGGCGCCGTTAGTAACACCCTACTATCTGGCGCATGCTACTTTGTAGTCGATTGGCTGGAGGACAAAAAATTTAGCTTTGCTCATCATCTTGAGCAGGGTAGGGGCGACCGGGGTGCGGTTCGCAATTCCCTGACCAAACTATTTTTTTACCCCCTAAATGCTTTAAGCTACTATGGCTAAGGAAACATTTGACAGAAGTAAACCGCACGTTAACATTGGCACGATTGGCCACGTTGACCACGGTAAAACCACCCTCACCGCCGCCATCACCTCCGTACTCGCTGACGCTGGATCCGCTGCTAAAATGTCTTACGACAGCATCGACTCCGCTCCCGAGGAAAAAGAGCGTGGTATCACCATTAACACGGCGCACGTTGAGTACGAAACGCAGAACCGCCACTACGCTCACGTTGACTGCCCAGGTCACGCTGACTACGTAAAGAACATGGTTACTGGTGCCGCCCAGATGGACGGTGCAATCCTCGTTGTTGCCGCTACTGATGGCCCTATGCCACAGACGCGTGAGCACATCCTCCTTGCTCGCCAGGTAGGTGTACCTAATATCGTAGTATTCATGAACAAGGCTGACCTTGTTGATGACGAAGAAATGCTCGAGCTCGTAGAAATGGAAGTTCGCGAACTTCTTTCTCAGTACGAGTACGATGGCGACAACGCCAGCGTAATCATCGGTTCTGCACTCAAAGCCCTCGAAGGCGACGGCGAAGGTGTAAAGCAGGTACTCGAACTCATGGAAGCAGTTGATGCTGAGATCCCTGAGCCAGAGCGTCTGGTTGACCTCCCATTCCTGATGCCCGTTGAGGACGTATTCTCTATCACGGGTCGTGGTACAGTTGCTACCGGCCGTATCGAGCGTGGTGTGATCAACTCTGGTGACTCCGTAGAGATCATCGGTATGATGGAAGCTGGTAAGAAGCTCACTTCTACCATCACTGGTATCGAGATGTTCCGTAAGATCCTCGACCGTGGTGAAGCTGGTGACAACGCCGGTCTCCTCCTCCGTGGTATCGACAAGACCACCATCAAGCGTGGTATGGTAATCTGTAAGCCAGGTTCCGTAAAGCCACACACGAAGTTCAAGTGTGAGGTTTACGTACTGAGCAAAGACGAAGGTGGCCGTCACACGCCATTCTTCAACGGCTACCGCCCACAGTTCTACTTCCGTACGACTGACGTAACCGGTGACGTGAAGCTCCCCGAGAACGTTGAAATGGTAATGCCAGGTGATAACGTTACTCTCGAAGTAACACTCCTCGCTGAGATCGCCATGGAAAAAGGCCTCCGCTTCGCTATCCGTGAGGGTGGCCGTACGGTAGGTGCCGGTCAGGTAACTGAGATCCTCGACTAAATGGCAAACGGCTCCGGCCGCAAGCTTTTCTGACTACAAGCAAGAAGTTAAGCATCCCTCCGCGGGTGCTTAACTTCTGCTTTGTCAGATAATATGGTTACTTTCGCACCCGCTTCGGCGGACGTGTATTACGGGCGTAGCTCAATGCCCTTTGGGGCTGCTTCGCGGTGATAGCGCACAAGGTTTTTGATGAAAGGCCTTTTTTAGAATTTACAATTACGGGCGTAGCTCAATGCCCTTTGGGGCTGCTTCGCGGTGATAGCGCACAAGGTTTTTGATGAAAGACCTTTTTAAGAATTAATAATTACGGGCGTAGCTCAATTGGTAGAGCACTGGTCTCCAAAACCAGCGGCTGGGAGTTCGAGTCTCTCCGCCCGTGCAAATTATCTCAACGGAGATAATCACTTTTAACCGTACAGTCGGAAAGATTTTCCCCTCTGCACTTGACTCCAACCGCGCAGCAGCGACGCAGTCAAACCAGCGGCTGGGAGTTCGAGTCTCTCCGCCCGTGCACATCACGCTTGCTTTGCAAGCGGCAACTGTTTCCAATTATGGATAAGATCGGACTTTACATGCGGGAAAGCTACAATGAGCTGGTTCACCAAGTGACCTGGCCTTCGTACAGCACCCTACAAACCAATACCATTCTGGTACTGGTTGGGTCAGCCATTTTCGCGCTGCTCATATTCGGTATGGATGTCGTATGGCAATTCGTCGTCGACAACATCTACAGCCTCACGGCTTAATAACTACGCAGCGTAATGGCAGTAACCAAATGGTACTCTCTCCGTGTAATCAGCGGTAAAGAGAAGCAAATCAAAGAACGGATCGAGAAAGAGATCGCTCGGAATAACTGGGAAAACCACGTTATGAAGATCGTTGTCCCCACTGAGAAGGTCTATAAGATCCGCGGTGGTAAGAAAGTGATCTCCGACCGTAACATTCTACCCGGTTACATTCTCGTAGAAGCTGACCCTTACGCTCTAAATGGCGAAGTTCTGGATGGTATCACTAGCCTCCCTAACGTAATCCATTTCCTCGGTAAGCAAGAGCCCATCCCCATGCGGGATTCGGAAGCCAATCGCTTACTCGGTAAAGTGGACGAAAACCTCGAAGCCAGCGATGCACTGATCGAACCCTTCATCGAAGGAGAGACCGTCAAGATCATCGATGGTCCTTTCAACGAATTCGTTGGTGACATCCAGGAAGTCAACGAAGAGAAGAAGAAACTGAAAGTCATCGTCAAGATCTTCGGCCGCGGCACGGAGGTTGAGCTGAACTTCATGCAGGTAGAGAAGCAGAGCTGATTCACCGCAGAGATTTGATCCTGCATGGTAAAACCCATCTACGGTAGCGACTGTAGATGGGTTTTTTGTACTCTAATGCCCCTCATCAGTTTAAGCATTTGTAATAACGGCAATCACCAACAGGAGCGTGTTACCTGCTACGTTGTTTGACGTTGATGCGGTGGGAAGTAGACGCGCCTCGAGAAATTGCGTGCTGTATTTGATCTGAGAGGTGGGTAGCGAACGCTCGAAATAGTGCAACTCTATAGAAGGTCGTAAGATGATATATTTGTTTTCGATTTGCCAGATCAAATTCTTTGGATTACCTTTGCACCCCGAAAAACGGTGCTGCGCGGAAGCTCGCGAAATGCCGTAAGATTTTTCACGTCGGAGAGTGTAACAACCTATTATACATTCGCTATCACGACACAAATAAGCTACAATGGCTAAGGAAGTAGACGTACAAATCAAACTTCAGGTACGCGGCGGCGGTGCAAACCCCGCTCCACCGGTAGGCCCCGCGCTGGGTGCCAAAGGTGTTAACATCATGGAATTCTGTAAGCGCTTCAACGCCGCTACGCAGGATCAGCAGGGCAAGATTCTGCCGGTTGTCATTGATGTTTACAAAGACAAGTCCTTTGACTTCGTCATCAAGACCCCACCGGCTGCGGTTCAACTCCTGGAAGCAGCTAAGCTCAAAAGTGGATCCAAAGAATCCAACCGGATCAAAGTAGGTAGTGTGACCTGGGATCAGGTACGCGCCATCGCTGAAGACAAAATGCCTGACCTCAACTGCTTCGAAGTAGAAAGTGGCATGCGTATGGTAGCCGGTACGGCACGCTCTATGGGAATCACCATTTCCGGCGACGCCCCCTGGGAAGCGGAAGCTTAATCCACACTACCACTCACGCTCCGTTCAGTATGACTGAACTGGGGTCAACTCATAATTAACGCCGGTTACCCACTGGTCTCCGGTAGTAGGGAGCATCCTTAATCGGGATGCGTCATTTACCTCAAACTTCATTTATTATGGCAAAAATTAGTAAAGCGCGGAAAGCTGCTGCTGAGAAGGTCGACGCCAATAAGCAGTATGCCCTGAGCGAAGCGATGAGCCTCGTCAAGCAGGTCAATACGGCTAAATTTGACGCTTCCGTGGACGTTCACGTTCGCCTCGGCCTCGACCCCCGCAAACCAGACCAGGCCCTTCGTGGTACGGTCACCCTTCCTCACGGTACCGGTAAGACCAAGCGCGTTGTCGCCTTCGTCACCCCGGACAAAGAGCAGGAAGCAAAAGACGCAGGCGCAGACTTCGTAGGTCTCGATGACCTGGTCGCTAAAGTAACTGGTGGTTGGACGGACTTCGACGTTGTCGTTGCCATGCCACAGACAATGGCGAAAGTTGGTCGTCTCGGTCGTGTACTCGGTCCCCGTGGCCTCATGCCCAACCCCAAAACTGGTACGGTTACCATGGACGTAGCCCAGGCCATCACCGACGTGAAGGGTGGTAAGATTGCTTACCGTCTGGACAAGTTCGGTATCGTTCACTCCAGCATTGGCCGCGTAGGTTTCTCCGCGGAGCAGCTGGTGGACAACGCCAACGAACTTCTCGGCACACTTTCTCGTAGCAAGCCTTCCAGTGCGAAGGGTATCTACATGAAATCCGTGACCGTTGCATCTACCATGAGCCCCGGCATCAAGGTGGACCCCAAATCAATTGCTTAATCGTCCATCCCCAAAACTTAAGTTAACATGACTAAGACAGATAAAGGAGCAGCGATTCAGCAGCTCAAGGAAGCGTTTGAGAACAATGAGTTCTTCTACATCGCTGACGCCTCAACCCTTCCTGCGGACAAGACCACGGAACTTCGTGGTGCCTTCCACGCTAAGGGTATCAAGATGCAGGTTGTTAAGAACACCCTCGCCATCAAAGCACTCGAGCAACTGCCCGAGGAGAACAACTACTCCAGCGTTTTTGAAGCCCTGACCGGACCAACGGCCATCCTCTTTACGGAGACGGCCAATGCCCCCGCTAAGGTCATCAAAGAATTCCGTGGTAAGGACGGCGAGCGCCCCATCCTCAAAGCGGCCTACATTGCTAG carries:
- the ftcD gene encoding glutamate formimidoyltransferase gives rise to the protein MSLPKRLIECVANVSEGRSLDVLDQLSAAIDAVPGCQLLHRDANVSAHRTVFTFAGTPEGVTEAAFQLYATAQRLIDMQQHSGEHPRIGAVDVCPLVNIKDVSQAELVALSQVLGMRVGEELQIPVFLYEQSATAEHRRNLATIRKGEYEGLEQKTKSPDWKPDFGPDYDAKFGATVLGARPFLIAWNINMEPGTPLSVAKDLAAKLRGSGRRGTPGLFPGLKAIGWEIEEFNRCQISCNVVDPDKTDLARVYLTAVNLAEEAGYRITGSELIGLIPEKYLRKAGKPFCFDGTPEGELSAAVSVLGLDDLGDFDYEDRVLERLMAKHLADSSL
- the rplA gene encoding 50S ribosomal protein L1, with the translated sequence MAKISKARKAAAEKVDANKQYALSEAMSLVKQVNTAKFDASVDVHVRLGLDPRKPDQALRGTVTLPHGTGKTKRVVAFVTPDKEQEAKDAGADFVGLDDLVAKVTGGWTDFDVVVAMPQTMAKVGRLGRVLGPRGLMPNPKTGTVTMDVAQAITDVKGGKIAYRLDKFGIVHSSIGRVGFSAEQLVDNANELLGTLSRSKPSSAKGIYMKSVTVASTMSPGIKVDPKSIA
- a CDS encoding tyrosine-type recombinase/integrase translates to MLFHEFLSYLTHQRRLSDHTVTAYRGDLSQFANFCKLEYGVKDARSVTRNMVKSWLVDLVGDKKMAASSVRRKLSAVKTFYKYRRQRGQQAEDPTVRIPVPKLPKRLATTVAPDAIQRLFATFPNPLENEDFSSLRDHLLLALLYQTGMRRAELIGLTDASLQLAERRISVTGKGGKQRLIPFGESLAELLYRYQEVREASFPGTPPSLLLTDKGKVLYPKFVYNKVVRYLGGVTTEDKKSPHVLRHTFATQLLGEGADLNAVKELLGHSSLAATQVYTHNDVKRLQEVYRQAHPEGAQKNGPRATEK
- the rplJ gene encoding 50S ribosomal protein L10, whose product is MTKTDKGAAIQQLKEAFENNEFFYIADASTLPADKTTELRGAFHAKGIKMQVVKNTLAIKALEQLPEENNYSSVFEALTGPTAILFTETANAPAKVIKEFRGKDGERPILKAAYIASSVYMGDDKLDELSKLKSREELVADVLTLLQSPMQNLLSGLKSGGSQIAGLLKTLEEREA
- a CDS encoding lipopolysaccharide assembly protein LapB, producing MKNLLCLLALLCCLTACDGDQPTDATPDTSAGDPGIAALDRAILSNPEEADLYAQRAEMWYNKSNYDAAITDLQAALTLDSTNVPYHWLLSDVYLDYYRSRLALRTLERAAKLEPDNLETQLRLAETQLTLQQYDGAMKSLNEVTRIDPRNPDAYLLLSETFLETGDTARAISAAEEAAEIDPDMTDAFVRLGQLLFAIKSNRAVQYFDAAMGIDATDPIPIHAKADYLRDSDRLPEAIELYRAASRADRQYVAGHFNAGLLLMELDSVEAAKTEFDLVIKNDPIHIRSYFFRGYAKELLGDIAGARNDYKSALRFAPDYDFALEGLERVGEEPTEE
- the tuf gene encoding elongation factor Tu, translated to MAKETFDRSKPHVNIGTIGHVDHGKTTLTAAITSVLADAGSAAKMSYDSIDSAPEEKERGITINTAHVEYETQNRHYAHVDCPGHADYVKNMVTGAAQMDGAILVVAATDGPMPQTREHILLARQVGVPNIVVFMNKADLVDDEEMLELVEMEVRELLSQYEYDGDNASVIIGSALKALEGDGEGVKQVLELMEAVDAEIPEPERLVDLPFLMPVEDVFSITGRGTVATGRIERGVINSGDSVEIIGMMEAGKKLTSTITGIEMFRKILDRGEAGDNAGLLLRGIDKTTIKRGMVICKPGSVKPHTKFKCEVYVLSKDEGGRHTPFFNGYRPQFYFRTTDVTGDVKLPENVEMVMPGDNVTLEVTLLAEIAMEKGLRFAIREGGRTVGAGQVTEILD
- the rplK gene encoding 50S ribosomal protein L11 — encoded protein: MAKEVDVQIKLQVRGGGANPAPPVGPALGAKGVNIMEFCKRFNAATQDQQGKILPVVIDVYKDKSFDFVIKTPPAAVQLLEAAKLKSGSKESNRIKVGSVTWDQVRAIAEDKMPDLNCFEVESGMRMVAGTARSMGITISGDAPWEAEA
- the secE gene encoding preprotein translocase subunit SecE gives rise to the protein MDKIGLYMRESYNELVHQVTWPSYSTLQTNTILVLVGSAIFALLIFGMDVVWQFVVDNIYSLTA
- the nusG gene encoding transcription termination/antitermination protein NusG encodes the protein MAVTKWYSLRVISGKEKQIKERIEKEIARNNWENHVMKIVVPTEKVYKIRGGKKVISDRNILPGYILVEADPYALNGEVLDGITSLPNVIHFLGKQEPIPMRDSEANRLLGKVDENLEASDALIEPFIEGETVKIIDGPFNEFVGDIQEVNEEKKKLKVIVKIFGRGTEVELNFMQVEKQS